The proteins below come from a single Demetria terragena DSM 11295 genomic window:
- a CDS encoding rhodanese-like domain-containing protein yields the protein MGTMTAETTPQQLSDDAVLLDVREQDEWDAGHAPNAVHIPMGEVPARLGELPQVEGSLPVICKAGGRSGRVVAWLEAQGYDVINVDGGMGDWARAGKPLTNDSGNPQVI from the coding sequence ATGGGCACCATGACTGCAGAGACCACGCCCCAGCAACTTTCGGACGATGCCGTGCTTCTTGACGTGCGCGAGCAGGACGAGTGGGACGCGGGTCACGCACCGAATGCGGTGCACATCCCGATGGGCGAGGTGCCGGCGCGACTCGGCGAGTTGCCCCAGGTCGAGGGCAGCCTTCCGGTCATTTGCAAGGCAGGCGGGCGGTCGGGGCGAGTCGTCGCCTGGCTTGAAGCCCAGGGGTATGACGTCATCAACGTCGACGGCGGTATGGGCGACTGGGCCAGGGCAGGCAAGCCACTCACCAACGACAGCGGCAACCCGCAGGTCATCTGA